CCATATCCTGCCGGAGATCGCACCGCAGCCCATCTGGTTTATCCCCGGCGTGAAAAACGCCGTCGCCAGCATCGACGTTAACAACATCGACGCCATGGATATGATGCGCGGCGAAGAGGTAGAAACCTTCGGCCTGCTGGCGCAGCATCATATCTGCGGTCCGGTGCTGGTCGCGCTGCCGGGTACCCATTCAAAATTTGTACTGGTAGATAAAGAGCAGCGCATTCTGAGCTGCGTCACCACGATGGCCGGCGAGCTGCTTGATGTCCTCACCCACCAGACCATTTTAAAAAACTCGCTCGACGGCGAATTCACTCATGAGCTGGATCGCGAATACCTGTTAAAAGGTGCCGCCTCCTGTCGTCGCCTCGGCATTAGCCGTAGCTGCTTTGCGGTACGCCTGCTGGATCGCTTTACGCCCGCCAGCCACTGTCAGAAGGCCAGCTATCTGCTCGGTGCCGCGTTTTATTCCGATCTGCAGGCGCTTAAGCACAGCGCCGCGCTCAATCTCACCGGCGATATCGCCATCGCCATCGGCGGCAAATCGGTGTTGCAACAGGCGCTGGCAACGCTGATCGCCGACGATCCCTTTTTTAGCGGCAGCATGCTGCTGGCGGAGGATCGGCCTGAACGCCCCTTCTCCGGCAGCGGTGCCGTCGCCGTTATGGAGCAGATACTGATGCGTTCAGCCAGCTCTGCCCCGCTTTGTTCAGGCATCTCACCTTCAGGAACCTCCCGATGAAAACTATGACTATCGCGCCGCTGGTCGCCATTCTGCGCGGCATCAGGCCGGAAGAGATCGACAGCCATCTTCCGCTGCTGATTGAGGCAGGCTTTACGGCCATTGAAATTCCACTTAATTCGCCGGACTGGGAAACCAGTATCGGGCACGCGGTCAGCGCCTACGGCGATCGCGTCACCATCGGCGCGGGCACGGTGCTCAGCGTGGACAATGTCGATCGCCTGGCGGCGCTGGGCTGCCGGCTGATTATCTCCCCCAACAGCAACCCGGCGGTGATACGCCGGGCGCTGCACCATGACATGCAGGCGATGCCCGGCTGCGCCACGCCTGGGGAAGCGTTTATCGCCATCGAAGCGGGCGCGCGGCAGCTCAAGCTTTTTCCCGCCAGCTTTTTCGGCCCCGATTATGTCCGGGCGCTGAAAACGGTGCTGCCGACCTCCGTCGCGCTGTTCGCCGTCGGCGGCGTCACGCCAGAGACGCTGCCGCGCTACCTGGCCGCAGGCTGCGCCGGTGCCGGTATCGGTGGCGAGCTTTATCGGGCAGGTCAGCCTGCTGAGCAGACGCAAAGACAGGCGCTGGCGTTTATCGCTGCCCATCAGCGCTTTATCACGCCATCACAGCAGAACGGGAAGTCCATATGAAAATCAGCTGGCTGTTTAAAAACGCCACCGTCATTGACGGCTCCGGTAGTCCGGCGTATCGCGCCGACGTGGCGGTAGTGGGCGATCGCATCGCGCGCATCGCTCCCGCCATTAATGAAGAGGCGCACGCCACTCTTGACTGCCACGGACTGACGCTGGCGCCCGGCTTTATTGATGTCCATACCCATGACGATCTGGCGGTGATTAAGCGTCCGGACTATATCGAAAAAACTTCCCAGGGCGTGACCAGCATTATCGTCGGTAACTGCGGCATCAGCGCCGCCTGCGCGGTCATGCAGGATCAGGTGCCCGATCCCATCAACCTGCTGGGCGAGCTGGATGAATTTCACTACCCGGACTTAGCCAGCTACCGGGATGGCATCAATGCCGTTACCCCTTCGGTTAACGTAGCCACGCTGATCGGCCATACCACGCTGCGCAATAACTGCGTGGATTCTCTGCTTGAGCCCGCCAATAGCCAGCAGATCGCGGCGATGCGTGAAACGCTGCGCCTGGCGCTGCAACAGGGCGCGCTGGGGCTGAGTACCGGGCTTTCTTACGGTAACGCGGTTAACGCCTCGACAGAGGAGGTTTGCGCGCTGGCGGAGCTGCTGGCCGAATATCACGGCATCTATACCACCCATCTGCGCACCGAATATGACGGCATTATCGAGGCGATGCAGGAAGCTTTCCACGTGGGACGTCACGGCGGCGTGCCGGTGCAGATCTCACACCATAAATGCGCCGGGGCGAAAAACTGGGGACGCACCACCGAAACTCTGGCGCTGATTGAGCAATATCAGCAGCAGCAGGAAATCAGCTGTGACGTTTATCCCTACCGCGCCGGATCGTCCAACCTCGATCTACGGCAGGTCACCACCGATTACGACATCCTGATCACCTGGTCCACCCCTTTTCCGCAGATGGCCGGTAAAACCCTACAGGAGATCGCCGGGCTTTGGCAGACCGACGTGCATGAAGCGGCCAGTCGCCTGCTGCCGGCAGGCGCCATCTATTTTCAGATGGATGAAGCTGACGTGCGCCGCGTGCTGCAACACCCAAGCGCAATGATCGGATCCGACGGCCTGCCCTGCGATCCTAACCCGCATCCCCGCCTGTGGAGCACCTTTCCACGCGTGCTCGGCCACTACAGCCGGGACGAAAAGCTGTTT
The sequence above is a segment of the Mixta intestinalis genome. Coding sequences within it:
- a CDS encoding 2-dehydro-3-deoxygalactonokinase is translated as MLIVTIDAGTTNTRVRLWRDKKIVAASSNAVGVRDIAVTGDRGTLMSAIKSMLESLFRQIGGVNRERYAIVASGMITAELGLHAVPHLTAPVSFADLAAGAVAHILPEIAPQPIWFIPGVKNAVASIDVNNIDAMDMMRGEEVETFGLLAQHHICGPVLVALPGTHSKFVLVDKEQRILSCVTTMAGELLDVLTHQTILKNSLDGEFTHELDREYLLKGAASCRRLGISRSCFAVRLLDRFTPASHCQKASYLLGAAFYSDLQALKHSAALNLTGDIAIAIGGKSVLQQALATLIADDPFFSGSMLLAEDRPERPFSGSGAVAVMEQILMRSASSAPLCSGISPSGTSR
- a CDS encoding 2-dehydro-3-deoxy-6-phosphogalactonate aldolase, yielding MKTMTIAPLVAILRGIRPEEIDSHLPLLIEAGFTAIEIPLNSPDWETSIGHAVSAYGDRVTIGAGTVLSVDNVDRLAALGCRLIISPNSNPAVIRRALHHDMQAMPGCATPGEAFIAIEAGARQLKLFPASFFGPDYVRALKTVLPTSVALFAVGGVTPETLPRYLAAGCAGAGIGGELYRAGQPAEQTQRQALAFIAAHQRFITPSQQNGKSI
- a CDS encoding N-acyl-D-amino-acid deacylase family protein is translated as MKISWLFKNATVIDGSGSPAYRADVAVVGDRIARIAPAINEEAHATLDCHGLTLAPGFIDVHTHDDLAVIKRPDYIEKTSQGVTSIIVGNCGISAACAVMQDQVPDPINLLGELDEFHYPDLASYRDGINAVTPSVNVATLIGHTTLRNNCVDSLLEPANSQQIAAMRETLRLALQQGALGLSTGLSYGNAVNASTEEVCALAELLAEYHGIYTTHLRTEYDGIIEAMQEAFHVGRHGGVPVQISHHKCAGAKNWGRTTETLALIEQYQQQQEISCDVYPYRAGSSNLDLRQVTTDYDILITWSTPFPQMAGKTLQEIAGLWQTDVHEAASRLLPAGAIYFQMDEADVRRVLQHPSAMIGSDGLPCDPNPHPRLWSTFPRVLGHYSRDEKLFPLVTAVHKMTGMSAQRFGLPQRGLIREGWFADLTLFDAQTVNEAGTFQHPKQAAVGIERVWVNGVLSWSDKAMTGQRAGKFLAANQ